A stretch of the Bacillus licheniformis DSM 13 = ATCC 14580 genome encodes the following:
- a CDS encoding acetyl-CoA C-acetyltransferase, producing MARSVIAGGARTPFGKLGGALQSKTAAELGGIAVKEALKRSGVNPEDVDEVIMGSVLQGGQGQLPSRQAARFAGLPWDVKTETINKVCASGLRSVTMADQIIRAGDAEVIAAGGMESMSNAPYLLQKARWGLRMGDGAVKDLMIADGLTCSFTGVHMGSYGNAAAKELEIAREEQDRWALRSHMRAVHAADSGALGEEIVPVSIQEKRDGELTVDQDEAPRRDTSMERLSKLAPVFDHNGTITAGNAPGVNDGACSLIVMNEDKAKELNVKAPAVIKAHTSIAVEAKDFPKTPGLVIRELLNKTGAELSDIKLFEINEAFAAVALASGKIAGLDMEKVNVNGGAIAIGHPIGASGARIILTLMYELKRRGGGIGIAAICSGGGQGDAVMIEV from the coding sequence GTGGCGAGATCAGTTATTGCAGGCGGCGCACGCACGCCTTTTGGAAAACTCGGGGGCGCGCTTCAGTCAAAGACGGCTGCGGAGCTCGGCGGAATCGCCGTAAAAGAGGCATTAAAACGTTCCGGTGTAAATCCTGAGGATGTCGATGAAGTCATCATGGGCTCCGTACTTCAAGGCGGACAGGGGCAGCTGCCGTCGAGGCAGGCCGCGCGTTTTGCGGGACTCCCGTGGGACGTCAAAACGGAAACGATTAATAAAGTGTGCGCTTCAGGTTTAAGAAGCGTCACAATGGCGGATCAGATCATCAGGGCCGGTGATGCGGAGGTCATTGCCGCCGGAGGTATGGAATCGATGTCAAACGCCCCTTATTTGCTTCAAAAAGCGAGGTGGGGGCTGAGGATGGGAGACGGGGCGGTTAAAGATTTGATGATCGCAGACGGGCTGACATGCTCATTTACGGGCGTTCACATGGGCTCCTACGGAAATGCCGCTGCGAAAGAGTTGGAGATTGCTAGGGAAGAGCAGGATCGGTGGGCGCTCAGGAGCCACATGCGAGCCGTACACGCTGCGGATTCAGGCGCGCTAGGAGAAGAGATCGTCCCGGTCAGCATCCAAGAGAAGCGGGACGGCGAATTAACGGTCGATCAAGATGAAGCACCGCGGCGCGACACGTCAATGGAAAGGCTGTCAAAGCTTGCCCCGGTTTTTGACCATAATGGGACAATTACGGCGGGAAACGCGCCGGGGGTAAATGATGGGGCATGCTCACTTATCGTGATGAATGAAGACAAGGCAAAGGAACTCAATGTGAAGGCGCCGGCCGTCATTAAAGCGCACACATCAATTGCAGTCGAAGCAAAAGACTTTCCGAAAACCCCCGGGCTTGTCATCAGAGAACTGCTTAACAAAACGGGAGCTGAGCTTTCTGATATCAAACTGTTTGAAATCAATGAAGCTTTCGCTGCGGTTGCTTTGGCAAGCGGAAAGATCGCGGGTCTTGACATGGAGAAGGTCAATGTCAACGGCGGCGCCATTGCGATCGGCCATCCGATCGGCGCGAGCGGAGCAAGAATCATTTTAACGCTTATGTACGAATTAAAACGGCGCGGCGGCGGTATAGGGATTGCTGCCATTTGCAGCGGCGGCGGCCAGGGAGACGCCGTGATGATCGAGGTATAA